One Nitrospirota bacterium genomic region harbors:
- the trpS gene encoding tryptophan--tRNA ligase, with amino-acid sequence MTPQARKRVLSGMQPSGLLHLGNLLGALENWKALQEQYECFFFVADWHALSTNYADTSRIREFSREVLIDWLAAGIDPRRSTVFVQSHVPEHAILHLLLSMIVPIPWLERNPTYKEKQEEIKERDLSTYGFLGYPVLQSADILLYKPDFVPVGKDQLPHLELTREIARRFNKLYKPVFPEPMEHLTRFPRVVGTDGRKMSKSYGNTINLSDSETVVRQKLKTMVTDPARVKRTDPGNPDICPVYDFHKIYSQQPVLDRVNRECRTAAIGCIECKKLVADVMVEKLAPIWEGRAKLTAKPSQVEEIVQEGSTRAAKVARQTLEEVKEAMKI; translated from the coding sequence ATGACACCACAGGCACGGAAGCGAGTCCTGAGCGGGATGCAGCCGAGCGGGCTCCTGCACCTGGGGAACCTGCTGGGCGCGCTGGAGAACTGGAAGGCGCTGCAGGAGCAGTACGAGTGCTTCTTCTTCGTCGCGGACTGGCACGCCCTCTCCACCAACTACGCCGACACGAGCCGCATCCGGGAATTCTCCCGGGAGGTCTTGATCGACTGGCTCGCCGCCGGCATCGACCCGCGGCGCTCGACCGTCTTCGTCCAGTCGCACGTGCCCGAGCACGCGATCCTGCACCTGCTCCTCTCGATGATCGTGCCGATCCCCTGGCTGGAGCGGAACCCGACCTACAAGGAGAAGCAGGAGGAGATCAAGGAGCGCGACCTCTCCACCTACGGGTTCCTCGGCTACCCGGTGCTCCAGTCGGCCGACATTCTCCTCTACAAGCCGGACTTCGTGCCGGTCGGGAAGGACCAGCTCCCGCACCTGGAGCTCACGCGCGAGATCGCCCGGCGCTTCAACAAGCTCTACAAGCCGGTCTTCCCGGAACCGATGGAGCACCTGACCAGGTTCCCCAGGGTCGTCGGCACCGACGGGCGCAAGATGAGCAAGAGCTACGGGAACACGATCAACCTCTCCGACTCCGAGACCGTCGTGCGGCAGAAGCTCAAGACGATGGTGACGGACCCGGCGCGGGTGAAGCGGACCGATCCCGGCAACCCGGACATCTGCCCGGTGTACGATTTCCACAAGATCTACTCCCAGCAGCCGGTGCTCGACCGGGTCAACCGCGAGTGCCGGACGGCTGCGATCGGCTGCATCGAATGCAAGAAGCTCGTCGCCGACGTGATGGTGGAGAAGCTCGCGCCGATCTGGGAGGGCCGCGCCAAGCTGACCGCCAAGCCCAGCCAGGTCGAGGAGATCGTCCAGGAAGGTAGCACGCGCGCCGCCAAGGTCGCCCGCCAGACGCTGGAAGAAGTGAAGGAAGCGATGAAGATTTGA
- a CDS encoding retroviral-like aspartic protease family protein gives MGTFSIKFVLRHPLRSEQQLELEGLVDTGALFTRVPADLLGRIGLAPSGTRAVHYADGTKDAVPVAKADIAINGVETAAMVLCSKPNSLVLLGATTLESLGLGVDPIHKRLIPIEAPMA, from the coding sequence ATGGGCACCTTTTCGATCAAATTCGTTCTCAGGCACCCGCTCCGTTCCGAGCAGCAATTGGAACTCGAAGGACTGGTTGATACCGGTGCGCTGTTCACGCGGGTTCCCGCCGATCTGCTGGGTCGGATCGGCCTGGCTCCATCGGGGACGAGGGCGGTGCATTATGCGGACGGCACCAAGGATGCCGTGCCGGTGGCGAAGGCCGATATCGCGATCAACGGAGTGGAAACCGCGGCCATGGTGCTCTGCAGCAAGCCTAACTCGCTCGTGCTCTTGGGCGCCACCACTCTCGAAAGCCTTGGCCTCGGCGTTGACCCAATCCACAAGCGGCTGATCCCCATCGAAGCTCCCATGGCCTGA